The following coding sequences are from one Phycisphaerales bacterium window:
- a CDS encoding metallophosphoesterase, producing MRDHFSSGAPAQPSRREVVRAAGFGALAAAGVLSRPARAGVPGDQRSFRIAHLTDMHVQPELRADEGMAACLRHVNALAHRPDLIITGGDQVMDTFDQGFDRSKVLWDLWARQLKEHNAIPAQHVLGNHDIWGWNKKKSKCTGEEKGYGKAWACEQFGRDRTYTSFDAGAWRVVLLDSVQPKGDGYVGRLDDEQFEWLEQELNAGGSPVAVFSHIPIFSVCVYNDGAKKKDAPDDWFVSGGLMHADANRIRRLFLQHPRVKLCVSGHIHQLDRVEFTGVTYICDGAVSGRWWKGRQAECDEGYGVIDLRPDGTFAHEYVKYGWKAPS from the coding sequence GTGCGAGACCACTTTTCATCCGGTGCACCCGCACAGCCCTCACGCCGTGAGGTCGTCAGGGCCGCGGGCTTCGGTGCCCTCGCCGCGGCCGGTGTGCTCTCGCGCCCAGCCCGCGCGGGCGTGCCAGGCGATCAGCGTTCATTCCGCATCGCCCACCTCACGGACATGCACGTTCAGCCGGAGCTGCGCGCGGACGAGGGCATGGCCGCGTGCCTGCGTCACGTGAACGCCCTCGCCCACAGGCCCGACCTGATCATCACCGGCGGCGACCAGGTGATGGACACCTTCGACCAGGGCTTCGACCGCAGCAAGGTGCTTTGGGACCTGTGGGCCAGGCAGCTCAAGGAGCACAACGCCATCCCCGCCCAGCACGTGCTCGGCAACCACGACATCTGGGGCTGGAACAAAAAGAAGAGCAAGTGCACCGGCGAGGAGAAGGGGTACGGCAAGGCCTGGGCGTGCGAGCAGTTCGGGCGTGACCGCACCTACACCAGCTTCGACGCCGGCGCCTGGCGGGTGGTGCTCCTTGATTCGGTGCAGCCCAAGGGAGATGGGTATGTCGGCCGCCTTGATGATGAGCAGTTCGAGTGGCTCGAGCAGGAGCTCAACGCGGGCGGCTCACCAGTGGCCGTGTTCTCGCACATACCGATCTTCTCCGTGTGCGTCTACAACGACGGCGCCAAGAAGAAGGACGCGCCCGACGACTGGTTCGTCTCGGGCGGGCTGATGCACGCCGACGCCAACCGAATCCGCAGGCTCTTCCTGCAGCACCCGCGCGTGAAGCTGTGCGTGAGCGGCCACATCCACCAGCTCGACCGCGTGGAGTTCACGGGCGTCACCTACATCTGCGACGGCGCGGTAAGCGGCCGCTGGTGGAAGGGCCGCCAGGCCGAGTGCGACGAGGGCTACGGCGTGATCGATCTCAGGCCCGACGGCACCTTCGCGCACGAGTACGTGAAGTACGGGTGGAAGGCGCCGAGCTAG
- a CDS encoding DUF433 domain-containing protein → MFDRIVSDPAILSGKPIVKGTRLSVEFLLELVASGGTIPQIVAQYPQLTAGDVEQALRFAANALKNEVVVTARLAG, encoded by the coding sequence ATGTTCGACCGCATCGTGTCCGACCCCGCGATCCTCTCGGGAAAGCCGATCGTCAAGGGCACCCGGCTGAGCGTCGAGTTCCTGCTCGAGCTGGTCGCCAGTGGCGGCACGATCCCCCAGATCGTCGCGCAATACCCGCAGCTCACCGCGGGTGATGTGGAGCAGGCCCTTCGATTCGCAGCCAATGCTCTCAAGAACGAGGTCGTTGTGACCGCGA
- a CDS encoding iron ABC transporter permease codes for MPRASRNFWHYTLLIGALALLGVFLVYPILLTLRGAFYADPATHSGFTFDHLRLLFEDPRTVRGLLNSLRVAAGTTFLAILIALPLAVLSATCRFPGKSFFNAAVLVPLILPPFVGAIGMRAFLGREGAINALLGTDIDVLGSAKIYGVMLVQALSLYPIIYLNTTAALANLDPALGEAAENLGAGPWRRFFRITLPLVRPGLFAGATIVFIWSFTELGAPLMFDFYEVTPVQIFNGLREVENSAKPYALTAVMLAAAVGIYLLGKVVFGRKGYAMYSKASRAAAEKPLTGAAAVGAMLAFGLVSLIAIMPHIGVVITSFTSPGQWYGTVLPTAFTGHHFQQALTSADAFRAIQNSLMLAAAAMLLDITLGIVIAYIIVRTEVKGRALLDALCMLPLAVPGLVMAFGYVAMSLNWPFGKDGPLSGFASIFAVNPNPVPFLIVAYAVRRLPYIVRSTVAGLEQTSGELEEAAVNLGASRVTAVRRVILPLILANLIAGGLLVFSFSMLEVSDSLILAQQARHYPVTKAIWAFTERLGDGPYIAAAMGVWGMALLTVTIFAASSLLGKKLGSIFRV; via the coding sequence ATGCCCCGCGCCTCGCGCAACTTCTGGCACTACACGCTCCTGATCGGGGCCCTGGCGCTGCTGGGCGTGTTTCTGGTCTACCCCATCCTGCTCACGCTGCGCGGGGCGTTCTACGCCGACCCGGCGACACACTCGGGCTTCACGTTCGACCACCTGCGGCTGCTGTTTGAGGACCCGCGGACGGTGCGGGGTCTGCTCAACTCGCTGCGCGTGGCCGCGGGCACGACGTTCCTCGCCATCCTGATCGCGCTGCCGCTGGCGGTGCTCTCCGCCACATGCCGCTTCCCGGGCAAGAGCTTCTTCAACGCCGCGGTGCTGGTGCCGCTGATCCTGCCGCCCTTCGTGGGCGCCATCGGCATGCGGGCGTTCCTCGGGCGCGAGGGCGCGATCAACGCGCTGCTGGGCACCGACATCGACGTGCTCGGCTCGGCGAAGATCTACGGCGTCATGCTGGTGCAGGCGCTGTCGCTTTACCCCATCATCTACCTCAACACCACGGCCGCGCTGGCGAACCTGGATCCTGCGCTGGGCGAGGCCGCGGAGAACCTGGGCGCGGGGCCGTGGCGGCGGTTCTTCCGCATCACGCTGCCGCTGGTGCGCCCGGGGCTGTTCGCGGGCGCGACGATCGTGTTCATCTGGAGCTTCACCGAGCTGGGCGCACCGCTGATGTTCGACTTCTACGAGGTCACGCCCGTGCAGATCTTCAATGGACTGCGCGAAGTGGAGAACTCGGCCAAGCCGTACGCGCTCACGGCCGTGATGCTCGCCGCGGCGGTGGGCATCTACCTGCTGGGCAAGGTGGTGTTCGGACGCAAGGGGTACGCGATGTACTCCAAGGCCTCGCGGGCCGCGGCCGAGAAGCCGCTGACGGGGGCGGCCGCGGTAGGCGCGATGCTCGCCTTCGGCCTGGTCAGCCTCATCGCCATCATGCCGCACATCGGCGTCGTGATCACCAGCTTCACCTCGCCAGGGCAGTGGTACGGCACGGTGCTGCCTACGGCGTTCACCGGGCACCACTTCCAGCAGGCGCTGACGTCGGCGGATGCGTTCCGTGCAATCCAGAACAGCCTGATGCTGGCCGCGGCGGCGATGCTGCTGGACATCACCCTGGGCATCGTGATCGCGTACATCATCGTGCGGACGGAGGTGAAGGGGCGGGCGCTGCTCGATGCCCTCTGCATGCTCCCGCTGGCGGTGCCTGGGCTGGTGATGGCCTTCGGGTACGTGGCCATGAGCCTCAACTGGCCCTTCGGTAAGGACGGCCCGCTGAGCGGGTTCGCGAGCATCTTCGCGGTCAACCCCAACCCGGTGCCATTCCTGATCGTGGCCTACGCGGTGCGGCGGTTGCCGTACATCGTGCGCTCGACGGTCGCCGGGCTGGAGCAGACCAGCGGCGAGCTCGAGGAGGCCGCAGTGAACCTGGGCGCGAGCCGCGTCACGGCCGTGCGTCGCGTCATCCTGCCGCTCATCCTCGCGAACCTGATCGCGGGCGGGCTGCTGGTGTTCAGCTTCTCGATGCTGGAGGTGAGCGACTCGCTGATCCTCGCCCAGCAGGCGCGGCATTACCCCGTGACCAAAGCGATCTGGGCGTTCACCGAGCGGCTGGGCGATGGGCCCTACATCGCGGCCGCTATGGGCGTGTGGGGAATGGCCCTGCTCACGGTGACGATCTTCGCGGCGAGCAGTCTGCTGGGGAAGAAGCTGGGGAGCATCTTCAGGGTTTGA